The Oryza glaberrima chromosome 9, OglaRS2, whole genome shotgun sequence genome includes a window with the following:
- the LOC127784160 gene encoding syn-copalyl diphosphate synthase, chloroplastic-like, with translation MQILICANAPPRLALLDRRRWSPAWDRRRPDHHTGMHARRPRGKEQSKGIVYCKAKETQETVDRRSGEKDEPRDMEEMVNTIRVMLRSMGDGEISASAYDTAWVALVKNHNGSDSPQFPSTIDWISHNQLLDGSWGDDLYFLIHDRLLNTLACVIALMEWKVHGDKCEKGLSFIRENIYRLAQEEEAWMPVGFEITFPSLLEMAKDLALDIPYDDPALQKIYAQRELKLKKIPREILHSVPTSLLHSIEGLRGLDWKRLLKLQLSDGSFLNSPAATTYALMQTGDKKCLEFLDGIVSKFHGGVPFVYPIEIFERLWAVDRLERLGISYYFKTEIDECLEYTFRHWTEEGVTHNGHCSVKDIDTGSMAFRLLRLHGYSVSPSFLEKFEKDGEFVCYPGEANKSVSVTNNIYRAAQVRFPGDGNVMERAKRFCYEFLQERRAITKLNDKWVIADGLPGEIGYALDFPWKASLPRVETRMYLEQYGASRDVWIGKTLYRLPLVNNDLYHNMAKADFKCFQRRCQLEWHGINKWYAKNDLEAYGVTHKSALTAFFLAAANIFQPNRADERLGWARTAVLAEAISSLLNSLDAGSVDNTKERFISYLASDDGGSHNKHAREVGLLYTLDQLIDSLAPDSDSTASDSLREAWKKWLLTWTSKERCHNALPEENTALLIVRTVEIVSTRYDPDDHTLNLEYSQLEQITSSICCRLAAREGANLQKAEELDRQVDMEMQKLAQLVLQNHNAADRLANRTFLDVVKSCCYIAHCSPETVDRHIFMVMFDNQIK, from the exons GTAAAGAGCAATCAAAGGGAATAgtatattgcaaagccaaagaAACACAAGAAACAGTTGACAGGAGGAGCGGTGAAAAA GACGAACCACGGGACATGGAAGAAATGGTCAATACCATCAGAGTAATGCTAAGGTCAATGGGCGATGGGGAGATAAGTGCTTCTGCCTATGACACCGCGTGGGTCGCACTTGTGAAGAATCATAACGGCAGCGACAGCCCACAATTCCCCTCGACCATTGATTGGATCTCTCACAATCAGCTGCTAGATGGTTCATGGGGTGATGACTTGTACTTTCTAATTCATGACAGGCTCCTCAACACCCTAGCTTGTGTGATTGCGCTCATGGAGTGGAAGGTTCATGGTGACAAGTGTGAGAAAG GTTTGTCGTTTATTCGGGAAAATATATATAGGCTGGCCCAAGAGGAAGAGGCATGGATGCCAGTTGGTTTTGAGATCACCTTCCCCTCACTTCTAGAGATGGCCAAGGACTTGGCTCTTGACATCCCTTATGATGACCCTGCTTTGCAGAAGATATATGCCCAAAGGGAGCTAAAGCTTAAGAA GATCCCAAGAGAAATACTTCACTCCGTACCAACAAGTTTGCTTCATAGCATAGAGGGACTGCGAGGCTTGGACTGGAAGAGGCTCCTCAAGCTCCAACTTTCAGATGGATCCTTCCTAAACTCACCCGCTGCAACGACCTATGCTTTGATGCAAACGGGTGACAAGAAATGTCTCGAGTTCCTTGATGGAATTGTTAGCAAATTCCATGGGGGAG TGCCATTTGTCTATCCTATCGAAATATTTGAGCGGCTATGGGCAGTCGACCGGTTGGAGCGGCTAGGCATATCTTACTACTTCAAAACTGAAATTGATGAGTGCTTAGAATACACCTTCAG GCATTGGACCGAGGAAGGCGTGACTCACAACGGGCACTGCTCTGTGAAGGATATTGATACCGGATCAATGGCTTTCCGTCTACTCCGGTTGCATGGCTATAGTGTCTCTCCTA GCTTTTTGGAGAAGTTCGAGAAGGATGGGGAGTTCGTGTGCTATCCTGGGGAGGCAAACAAATCCGTCAGCGTGACGAACAATATATACCGTGCGGCCCAGGTCAGATTTCCCGGCGATGGCAACGTGATGGAGCGGGCGAAGAGGTTCTGCTACGAGTTCCTGCAAGAGAGACGTGCCATCACCAAGCTCAACGACAAGTGGGTCATTGCCGACGGCCTACCAGGCGAG ATTGGTTACGCCCTAGACTTCCCCTGGAAAGCAAGTCTGCCACGTGTTGAAACAAGAATGTATCTGGAGCAATATGGTGCCAGCAGAGATGTGTGGATTGGCAAGACGCTTTACAG GCTGCCACTCGTGAACAATGATCTCTATCACAACATGGCAAAAGCTGATTTCAAGTGTTTCCAGAGGCGCTGCCAACTTGAGTGGCATGGCATCAACAA GTGGTATGCCAAGAACGATCTTGAGGCATATGGCGTGACTCACAAGAGCGCGTTAACGGCTTTCTTCTTAGCGGCAGCAAATATTTTCCAGCCAAACCGAGCAGATGAGCGTCTCGGATGGGCACGAACAGCGGTTCTCGCTGAGGCCATCTCATCACTCTTGAATAGTTTGGATGCTGGTAGCGTTGACAATACGAAGGAAAGGTTCATCAGTTATCTCGCCAGCGACGACGGTGGCAGCCACAACAAACATGCAAG AGAAGTTGGCCTGCTGTACACACTTGATCAGCTCATCGACAGCCTTGCACCTGACAGTGACAGTACGGCCAGTGACAGTCTACGTGAGGCA TGGAAGAAATGGCTCTTGACATGGACTTCAAAGGAGAGATGCCATAATGCACTTCCTGAAGAGAATACAGCACTTCTGATAGTTCGGACGGTGGAGATTGTCTCCACCAGATATGATCCAGACGATCATACGCTGAATCTCGAGTATTCTCAGCTTGAGCAGATCACATCTTCAATCTGCTGCAGACTCGCGGCCAGA GAGGGTGCAAATCTGCAGAAAGCTGAGGAGCTAGACCGACAAGTGGACATGGAGATGCAAAAACTAGCCCAGCTTGTTCTTCAGAACCATAATGCTGCTGACAGATTGGCCAATAGAACATTCCTCGATGTCGTGAAGAGCTGCTGCTACATTGCTCATTGCTCACCAGAGACAGTTGATCGCCATATCTTCATGGTCATGTTTGACAACCAAATTAAATAA